The following proteins come from a genomic window of Natronosalvus vescus:
- the aroA gene encoding 3-phosphoshikimate 1-carboxyvinyltransferase produces MHVTITPSRVRGTARAPPSKSYTHRAILASGYAAEATVHDALWSADTRATARAVEHFGGDVARTDDGRLEITGFDGRPTVPDDVIDCANSGTTMRLVTATAALADGTTVLTGDDSLRSRPQGPLLEAISDLGGEAFSTRGNGQAPLVVTGPIDGGTVSIPGDVSSQYISALLMTGAVTDDGLEIALETELKSAPYVDVTLEVLADFGVEADATADGFAVAGAQSYDPDGGTYHVPGDFSSISYLAAAGAVAAADDEYVRVRGAHPSAQGDTAILEILERMGADLTWHREDGTIEVERSDLEGVTVSVEDTPDLLPTIATLGAIAEGDTHITNAEHVRFKETDRVSAMAEELGKMGVETTEERDSLTIHGSEFGLEGATVDGRGDHRIVMSLAVAGLVADGETTIRGAEHVDVSFPNFFDVLYDLGVGLERSS; encoded by the coding sequence ATGCACGTCACTATCACGCCCTCGCGCGTTCGCGGTACCGCTCGAGCGCCACCCTCCAAGAGCTACACCCACCGGGCGATCCTCGCGTCGGGATACGCCGCGGAGGCCACCGTCCACGACGCCCTCTGGTCGGCGGACACCCGAGCGACCGCTCGCGCCGTCGAACACTTCGGCGGCGACGTGGCCCGTACAGACGACGGTCGCCTCGAGATCACGGGCTTCGACGGGAGACCGACCGTCCCGGACGACGTCATCGACTGTGCGAATAGCGGGACGACCATGCGGCTGGTTACGGCCACCGCCGCACTCGCGGACGGCACGACCGTCCTCACTGGCGACGACTCCCTCCGCTCTCGCCCACAGGGGCCGCTGCTCGAGGCCATCTCCGACCTCGGCGGCGAGGCGTTCAGCACCCGTGGAAACGGCCAGGCGCCGCTCGTCGTCACGGGGCCGATCGATGGCGGCACCGTGTCGATTCCCGGCGACGTCTCCTCGCAGTACATCTCGGCGCTGTTGATGACCGGTGCCGTAACCGACGACGGTCTCGAAATCGCTCTCGAGACGGAACTCAAATCCGCCCCCTATGTCGACGTCACGCTCGAGGTGCTCGCCGACTTCGGCGTCGAGGCCGACGCCACGGCGGACGGCTTCGCCGTCGCTGGCGCCCAATCCTACGACCCCGACGGCGGAACCTACCACGTTCCCGGCGACTTCTCCTCGATTTCCTACCTCGCCGCGGCAGGTGCCGTCGCCGCGGCCGACGACGAATACGTCCGCGTTCGCGGCGCCCACCCGAGCGCGCAGGGCGACACGGCGATTCTCGAGATTCTCGAGCGCATGGGGGCCGATCTCACCTGGCATCGCGAGGACGGCACTATCGAGGTCGAACGAAGCGATCTCGAGGGCGTGACCGTGTCGGTCGAGGACACGCCCGACCTGCTGCCGACCATCGCGACCCTGGGCGCGATTGCTGAGGGTGACACCCACATCACGAACGCGGAACACGTCCGATTCAAGGAGACCGACCGGGTGAGCGCGATGGCCGAGGAGCTGGGAAAAATGGGCGTCGAGACGACGGAAGAACGCGATTCGCTGACAATCCACGGGAGTGAGTTCGGCCTCGAGGGGGCGACCGTCGACGGTCGCGGCGATCACCGGATCGTCATGTCCCTGGCCGTCGCCGGCCTCGTTGCCGACGGCGAGACGACGATCCGGGGGGCCGAACACGTCGACGTCTCGTTTCCCAACTTCTTCGACGTTCTCTACGATCTCGGTGTGGGCCTCGAGCGGTCGTCCTGA